Proteins from a single region of Candidatus Omnitrophota bacterium:
- a CDS encoding aspartate aminotransferase family protein produces the protein MKLEDILQSYSDFIMPTYNKTPLVFTKGKGSWLWDIHNKAYLDFFPGWGVNNLGHCHPKVMQAVRDQISKLIFIPNNYYQVPQAVLAKELINVIFPAKVFFCNSGAEANEAAIKFSRKFGKGKYEIITFTNSFHGRTLAALAATGQKKYQEGFEPLPAGFKTVEFNDIEAVKRAITDKTVGIMLELIQGEGGINVALRDFVVELRNVCDEKGLLLIIDEVQTGIGRTGKMFCYEHYGIKPDILTLAKALGGGLPIGAMVVKKDIADLLLPGMHASTFGGGPVICKAALAVLRSIKKEKILKNVEVVGDYLYKNLMKLKEKYSVINDARGLGLMFGVELNIEGKPIVERCIGEGLLINCTHGSVLRLMPALNVTKREIDKAVQILNKVMKDVCHG, from the coding sequence ATGAAATTAGAAGATATATTACAATCATATAGTGATTTTATTATGCCTACATACAATAAGACACCATTGGTCTTCACAAAGGGCAAGGGCAGTTGGTTATGGGATATACATAATAAGGCATATTTAGATTTTTTCCCGGGGTGGGGCGTTAATAACCTTGGGCATTGTCACCCTAAGGTGATGCAGGCAGTCAGGGACCAGATATCAAAGCTGATATTCATACCTAATAATTATTATCAAGTCCCCCAGGCCGTATTAGCAAAAGAATTAATCAATGTTATTTTTCCTGCTAAGGTATTTTTTTGCAATTCAGGCGCAGAGGCTAATGAAGCAGCAATAAAATTCTCGAGGAAATTCGGCAAGGGCAAGTATGAAATCATAACTTTTACAAATTCATTCCACGGCAGGACTCTGGCAGCACTCGCAGCTACGGGGCAGAAGAAATACCAGGAAGGCTTTGAGCCTTTACCTGCCGGATTTAAAACTGTTGAGTTCAATGATATAGAAGCAGTTAAGAGGGCAATCACGGATAAAACAGTAGGTATAATGCTTGAATTGATCCAGGGCGAGGGTGGTATAAATGTCGCCTTAAGGGATTTTGTGGTGGAGCTAAGGAATGTCTGCGATGAAAAAGGTTTGCTTTTGATTATCGATGAGGTTCAAACTGGCATAGGAAGGACAGGCAAAATGTTTTGCTATGAGCATTACGGTATAAAACCGGATATTCTGACTTTGGCAAAGGCTCTTGGCGGCGGCTTGCCTATAGGCGCAATGGTGGTTAAAAAGGATATTGCCGATCTGCTTTTGCCCGGCATGCACGCTTCTACTTTTGGTGGCGGGCCGGTTATTTGTAAAGCAGCTTTAGCGGTATTAAGGTCGATTAAGAAAGAAAAGATCCTTAAAAACGTAGAGGTTGTAGGTGATTACCTTTATAAGAACCTTATGAAACTTAAAGAAAAATATTCGGTTATCAATGATGCCAGGGGTCTTGGGCTTATGTTCGGAGTAGAGCTTAATATAGAGGGGAAACCGATCGTCGAAAGGTGTATTGGAGAAGGGCTGTTGATTAACTGCACCCACGGTTCGGTTTTAAGGCTTATGCCGGCATTAAACGTAACTAAAAGAGAAATTGATAAAGCAGTTCAAATATTAAATAAAGTAATGAAGGATGTTTGCCATGGATAA
- the argF gene encoding ornithine carbamoyltransferase has translation MDKDLISIVNLKRSQIEDILSLTDSLIADRQKFSRHLTGKTLALIFQKPSNRTRVSFEVGMYQLGGNSIYLSPGEINLGVRESIKDVAKTLSRYVDGIVIRTFEHANVVELAKYSSVPVINGLSDFSHPCQALADIYTVTRKLKDRQKITLAYIGDGNNVSNSLLYVCAKLGINMKMATPKGYEPDGGVLEGAVILSKETNCLISHSYDPAETAEGADVIYTDVWTSMGQEKEAAKRKKAFEKFQINSKLVSLAKAGALIMHCLPAHRGEEITDEVIDGANSIVFDQAENRLHVQKAILIKLLGDNK, from the coding sequence ATGGATAAAGATCTTATTTCAATCGTAAACCTTAAAAGGAGCCAGATAGAGGATATTCTTTCTCTAACTGATAGCTTGATTGCCGATAGGCAAAAGTTCTCCCGGCATCTGACCGGCAAGACTTTAGCGCTGATATTCCAGAAACCTTCTAACCGGACCAGGGTTTCTTTTGAGGTTGGCATGTATCAATTGGGAGGTAATTCTATTTATCTTTCTCCCGGCGAGATCAACTTGGGAGTAAGGGAGTCGATTAAGGACGTGGCTAAAACCCTTTCCAGGTATGTCGACGGTATTGTAATAAGGACTTTTGAGCATGCTAATGTGGTTGAACTTGCTAAGTATTCTTCTGTTCCGGTAATAAACGGCCTGTCAGATTTCTCACACCCATGCCAGGCACTGGCTGATATTTACACGGTTACAAGGAAACTTAAAGATAGGCAGAAAATAACGCTAGCTTACATAGGAGACGGAAATAATGTAAGCAATTCTTTACTGTATGTTTGTGCAAAGCTCGGTATAAATATGAAGATGGCTACTCCAAAAGGTTATGAACCGGATGGAGGAGTCCTTGAAGGGGCTGTAATTTTGTCTAAAGAGACAAATTGCCTTATCAGCCATTCCTATGATCCGGCAGAAACAGCAGAAGGAGCAGATGTTATATATACAGATGTCTGGACAAGCATGGGGCAGGAGAAGGAAGCAGCCAAAAGAAAGAAGGCATTTGAGAAATTCCAGATTAACTCTAAGTTAGTTAGCTTGGCAAAGGCGGGCGCATTGATTATGCATTGTCTTCCCGCCCATAGAGGGGAAGAAATTACAGATGAAGTCATTGACGGAGCTAATTCTATAGTGTTTGACCAGGCTGAAAACAGGCTCCATGTGCAAAAGGCGATATTGATAAAATTATTAGGAGACAATAAATGA
- a CDS encoding argininosuccinate synthase — MKKVVLAYSGGLDTSCIVKWLTLRGYDVVCFVADLGQGLGSGEDLKAIEKRAFSAGASKVYIKDLQEEFIDDYILPALKANAIYEGKYLLATALGRPLIAKHLVDLAHKEKASYVAHGCTGKGNDQVRFEVSVGILDPGLEIIAPVREWEFKSRDEEIEYAKMHNIPIDVSKKKPYSIDRNIWGISIEAGVLENLEQEPPEDAYMITKNPGGQSSYPKYVEITFDKGVPKKIDGKSYTLKNLIIQLNEVGGTHGVGRVDLVENRLVGIKSREIYEAPAATILFAAHKELESLVLDRECAHFKELVSMKYSEMVYYGLWFSPLKEALDGFVNSTQKSVSGTIKLKLFKGSCVAVARKSSHSLYKKELSTYGQDDKFNQKLAEGFIKIWGMPYKQ; from the coding sequence ATGAAGAAAGTTGTACTTGCTTATTCAGGGGGGTTAGATACTTCTTGCATTGTTAAGTGGCTAACTTTAAGAGGATATGATGTGGTATGTTTCGTAGCGGATTTGGGCCAGGGTTTAGGAAGCGGCGAGGATCTTAAAGCTATAGAGAAAAGGGCTTTTTCTGCGGGGGCTTCCAAAGTTTATATCAAGGATTTACAGGAAGAGTTTATAGATGATTATATTTTGCCTGCGTTAAAGGCTAATGCAATATACGAAGGCAAATACCTGCTTGCTACAGCCTTAGGAAGGCCGTTAATTGCCAAGCATTTAGTTGACCTGGCGCATAAAGAAAAAGCTTCTTATGTTGCGCATGGTTGTACCGGAAAAGGCAATGACCAGGTTAGGTTTGAAGTAAGTGTCGGCATACTTGACCCGGGCTTAGAGATAATTGCGCCTGTCAGGGAATGGGAGTTTAAATCCAGGGATGAGGAAATTGAATACGCAAAAATGCATAATATCCCCATAGATGTGAGCAAAAAAAAGCCGTACAGTATTGACAGGAATATTTGGGGTATCAGTATAGAGGCAGGGGTATTAGAAAATCTGGAGCAGGAGCCTCCGGAAGATGCCTACATGATCACTAAAAACCCGGGCGGGCAATCTTCTTACCCTAAATATGTGGAAATCACCTTTGATAAAGGAGTGCCAAAAAAGATTGACGGTAAATCCTATACGTTAAAGAACCTGATAATACAGCTTAATGAGGTGGGCGGGACTCATGGCGTAGGCAGGGTTGATTTAGTTGAGAACAGGCTGGTAGGTATTAAATCCAGGGAGATATATGAGGCGCCTGCTGCAACCATACTTTTTGCCGCGCACAAAGAATTAGAGAGCCTGGTGTTAGACAGGGAATGCGCCCATTTTAAGGAGCTGGTTTCCATGAAATATTCCGAAATGGTTTATTATGGCTTATGGTTCTCACCGTTAAAGGAAGCTTTAGACGGGTTTGTAAATTCAACCCAGAAAAGCGTAAGCGGTACTATTAAACTTAAACTTTTTAAAGGCAGCTGTGTAGCTGTTGCGAGAAAATCATCACATTCCTTGTATAAGAAGGAGCTGAGCACTTACGGCCAGGATGATAAATTTAACCAGAAATTAGCAGAGGGGTTCATCAAGATCTGGGGAATGCCGTATAAACAATAG
- the argH gene encoding argininosuccinate lyase, protein MTKKLWGGRFSKKTDPLVEEFTKSVQYDYKLAECDIIGSVLHVSVLKSAGYLNAQEAKKLTKELEQISAGLKSGKLKINKNDEDIHTFIQNALQKKVGSLALKLHTARSRNDQVVFATKLYCKFAITKLNCNIESLKAALINVGMENAKVILPGFTHMQHAQPVSLKDYFSAYEEMLERDSKRLDYIFDNLEINMGSGALAGTPIMAGEYSIKAGKLIKTLGLDTELNIHPTNNSLDTVSDRDFVIEILSVLSTIGMHLSRLAEDLIIWSTKEFDFVEIDESFCTGSSLMPQKKNADTLELIRGYCGRLYGNLVSVLTMMKGLPLTYNRDMQLDKEPLFDSFEIVEKELKILTGLISTLRFNKDKIEEQLKDESLYATDLVYYLVNKGVAFKDAHTIIGKLVKYSLDNSIEIKSMPESLLKKFSGKIVKKDIIKLFDPKVSVNSKKSINRQKRK, encoded by the coding sequence ATGACAAAGAAATTATGGGGTGGAAGGTTTAGTAAGAAAACCGATCCTTTGGTAGAAGAGTTTACCAAATCCGTACAATATGATTATAAACTGGCTGAGTGTGATATCATTGGCTCTGTTTTGCATGTCAGTGTTTTAAAATCAGCAGGTTACTTAAATGCACAAGAAGCAAAGAAGCTCACAAAAGAATTAGAGCAGATATCAGCTGGACTTAAGAGCGGCAAACTCAAGATTAATAAGAACGATGAGGATATCCATACTTTTATTCAGAATGCGCTGCAGAAGAAGGTAGGTAGTTTAGCTTTAAAGCTGCATACTGCCAGGTCAAGGAATGATCAGGTTGTATTCGCAACAAAATTATATTGTAAATTTGCTATTACAAAGCTTAATTGTAATATAGAGTCGTTAAAAGCTGCCCTAATTAATGTAGGTATGGAAAATGCTAAAGTGATATTACCCGGTTTTACACATATGCAGCATGCACAGCCTGTATCTCTTAAAGATTATTTTTCAGCGTATGAGGAAATGCTTGAAAGGGATAGCAAAAGATTGGATTATATTTTTGATAATCTGGAAATAAACATGGGCTCCGGAGCTCTTGCAGGAACGCCCATAATGGCAGGCGAGTATAGTATTAAGGCCGGGAAGCTAATAAAAACTTTAGGCCTGGATACAGAATTGAATATTCATCCGACTAACAATTCACTGGACACCGTAAGCGACAGGGATTTCGTAATCGAGATTCTTAGCGTCTTAAGCACTATAGGTATGCATTTATCAAGGTTAGCCGAGGATTTGATTATATGGTCTACAAAGGAATTTGACTTTGTTGAAATTGATGAATCTTTCTGTACGGGCAGCTCGCTTATGCCTCAAAAGAAGAATGCTGATACATTAGAGCTTATAAGGGGTTATTGTGGCAGGTTATATGGCAATTTAGTAAGTGTGTTAACGATGATGAAAGGCCTGCCTCTTACTTATAACAGGGATATGCAGCTGGATAAGGAGCCACTTTTTGATTCTTTTGAGATAGTTGAGAAAGAATTAAAGATACTTACCGGCCTTATCAGTACTTTGAGGTTTAACAAAGATAAGATCGAGGAACAGCTTAAGGATGAATCTCTGTATGCTACGGACTTGGTTTATTACCTGGTTAATAAAGGTGTAGCTTTTAAGGATGCGCATACGATTATCGGCAAGCTTGTTAAATACTCTCTTGATAATTCCATTGAGATTAAAAGCATGCCGGAGAGCTTGCTTAAAAAATTCTCAGGTAAGATTGTGAAAAAAGATATAATAAAGCTATTTGACCCGAAAGTTTCAGTAAATTCCAAAAAGTCCATTAACAGGCAAAAAAGGAAATAG
- the lysA gene encoding diaminopimelate decarboxylase, with the protein MHEFKFRNNHFFCENVKLEDLAEKFGTPLYVYSYHTLISHFVKLQQAFKAVNPLICFSVKSNSNLAVLKALVDKGAGLDIVSGGELYRALKVGCPAEKIVYASVGKTDKEIEDALRAGILFFNVESLPELANINRIAGALGKKAQVAIRINPDVEAKTHKFITTGKITNKFGIDFDSALGFLKLRSKFSNLRISGIHIHIGSQITESAPFVAAINKVVKFINVARRQGIGLNYLNIGGGLGIIYDKETPQTAAKYASKVLPLLKNTGLKIILEPGRFIVGNAGVLVTKVLYVKSSPKKKFVIVDGGMNDLIRPALYDAYHQIVPLHTRSHGHMVARSQEKVDVVGPICESGDFFAKERKLPKLKEGDYLAVMGAGAYGFSMSSNYNSRLKAAEVLVVKDRVFLIRRRDSYDDIIRNESIPSFLLGL; encoded by the coding sequence ATGCATGAATTTAAATTCAGAAATAACCATTTTTTCTGTGAGAACGTAAAATTAGAGGATTTGGCTGAGAAATTCGGCACACCTCTTTATGTATATAGCTACCATACCTTGATCAGCCATTTTGTGAAATTACAGCAGGCTTTTAAGGCGGTTAATCCTTTAATATGTTTCTCGGTAAAATCAAATTCTAATTTGGCTGTTCTTAAAGCCTTGGTTGATAAAGGCGCAGGCCTGGATATAGTCTCAGGAGGCGAGCTATACCGTGCGCTTAAGGTAGGCTGCCCGGCAGAAAAGATAGTTTATGCATCAGTCGGCAAAACTGATAAAGAGATAGAGGATGCTTTACGGGCAGGCATATTGTTTTTTAATGTTGAATCTTTGCCTGAGCTTGCCAATATTAACCGTATTGCAGGTGCTTTAGGTAAAAAAGCGCAGGTAGCAATAAGGATAAACCCGGATGTAGAGGCGAAAACCCATAAATTCATAACCACCGGTAAAATTACTAATAAATTCGGTATTGATTTTGATTCTGCTTTAGGTTTCTTAAAACTAAGGAGTAAATTCTCCAATTTAAGAATATCAGGGATACATATTCATATAGGTTCTCAGATAACCGAAAGCGCGCCCTTTGTTGCTGCAATAAACAAAGTAGTAAAATTCATAAATGTTGCCCGCAGGCAGGGGATTGGGCTTAATTATTTGAATATAGGCGGAGGCCTAGGAATTATTTATGATAAAGAAACTCCCCAGACTGCCGCTAAATATGCTTCCAAGGTCCTGCCCTTGCTTAAAAATACCGGCTTAAAAATCATTCTTGAGCCGGGAAGGTTTATCGTAGGTAATGCCGGAGTATTAGTGACAAAAGTGCTTTATGTCAAATCGAGCCCCAAGAAAAAATTTGTTATTGTTGATGGCGGTATGAATGACCTTATCCGCCCGGCTTTATATGACGCTTATCACCAGATAGTTCCATTACACACAAGGTCACATGGTCACATGGTCGCAAGGTCACAAGAAAAAGTGGATGTTGTAGGGCCTATCTGCGAAAGCGGGGATTTTTTTGCAAAAGAGAGGAAGCTGCCGAAACTGAAAGAAGGCGATTATCTTGCAGTAATGGGCGCAGGGGCATATGGTTTTAGCATGTCTTCCAATTATAATTCACGTTTAAAGGCTGCTGAGGTATTGGTGGTCAAAGACAGGGTATTTTTGATAAGAAGAAGGGATTCTTATGATGACATAATCCGTAATGAGTCCATTCCTTCTTTTTTGCTGGGGTTATAG
- a CDS encoding diaminopimelate epimerase: protein MKKDVLFTKMVASGNDFVVIENSSRFTVHSSRKSVQDICDRKFGVGADGVLVLERSRRADIRMRIFNADGSEAEMCGNGARCVALYTSQKLRKEKLTIETKAGILDAIVKKDNIKIKLTDPQSLKLDMPVIMKKRKLKVNFINTGVPHVVIFVEGLNNLDIKPISVFIRYHKRFMPAGTNVDFVEVLNKDSIAIRTYERGVEDETLACGTGSVASALIFSVKSGCGNRVNVKTRAGEILKVYFSKRANKFEDVWLEGKAYKVHKGAYHV from the coding sequence ATGAAAAAAGACGTACTTTTTACAAAGATGGTGGCTTCGGGGAATGACTTTGTGGTGATAGAAAATAGTTCGCGGTTCACTGTTCACAGTTCACGGAAATCGGTTCAGGATATTTGTGACAGGAAGTTTGGTGTCGGAGCTGATGGGGTATTAGTTCTTGAAAGAAGCAGAAGAGCAGACATACGCATGCGCATATTTAATGCTGACGGTTCTGAGGCGGAGATGTGCGGAAATGGGGCGAGGTGCGTTGCATTATATACAAGCCAGAAGCTGAGAAAAGAAAAACTCACTATAGAAACAAAAGCCGGAATACTCGATGCTATAGTCAAAAAGGATAATATCAAGATAAAGCTTACGGATCCGCAAAGCCTGAAATTAGACATGCCTGTTATTATGAAGAAGCGCAAGCTGAAAGTTAATTTTATAAATACGGGCGTGCCGCATGTTGTAATTTTTGTTGAGGGGTTAAATAATCTTGATATAAAGCCGATATCGGTATTTATAAGGTACCATAAAAGGTTTATGCCTGCGGGGACAAACGTAGATTTTGTTGAAGTCTTAAATAAAGATTCTATCGCAATCCGTACTTACGAAAGAGGCGTTGAGGATGAAACCCTTGCCTGCGGCACAGGTTCAGTCGCTTCGGCATTGATATTTTCCGTAAAGTCCGGTTGCGGGAACAGGGTTAATGTCAAAACCAGGGCAGGAGAGATCCTTAAGGTGTATTTTAGCAAGAGGGCAAATAAATTTGAAGATGTATGGCTTGAAGGAAAGGCATATAAGGTGCACAAAGGAGCATATCATGTTTAA
- a CDS encoding 4-hydroxy-tetrahydrodipicolinate synthase translates to MFKGSIVAIVTPFRNGKVDGKKFRELIDFQINNGTQGIVPCGTTGESATLSFEEHSRVIELAVEQAKGRVPVIAGTGSNSTDEAVMLTRHAAEAGADASLQVSPYYNRPTQKGLYQHFKAIADAVDIPIILYNIASRTGVNIEPETIAKLASDCKNIVGVKEASGNLDQMARIKLLCPENFDLISGDDSLTLPILSIGGTGVISVAANIVPKDVSCLVSEFEKGNIVKARNIHLKLLPLIKALFIETNPIPVKTAMGLMGMCEPGLRLPMTEMLPENSEKLRKALSDYKLIS, encoded by the coding sequence ATGTTTAAGGGGTCTATAGTTGCGATAGTAACACCGTTTAGGAACGGAAAAGTTGACGGTAAAAAATTCAGGGAGTTGATTGATTTTCAAATTAACAACGGCACCCAGGGGATTGTTCCTTGCGGGACTACCGGTGAATCAGCTACTTTATCTTTTGAAGAACACTCCCGAGTAATTGAGTTAGCTGTTGAGCAGGCAAAAGGCAGAGTCCCTGTTATTGCAGGCACAGGCTCAAATTCAACCGATGAAGCAGTAATGCTTACCAGGCATGCCGCAGAAGCAGGGGCTGATGCTTCATTGCAGGTTTCGCCATATTACAACCGTCCGACTCAAAAAGGGCTGTATCAACATTTTAAAGCTATAGCGGATGCAGTTGATATCCCGATTATTCTTTATAATATCGCTTCAAGGACGGGGGTCAATATTGAACCTGAGACGATAGCAAAACTGGCAAGTGATTGTAAAAACATTGTAGGCGTGAAGGAGGCATCAGGTAATCTTGATCAGATGGCAAGGATTAAGTTGTTATGCCCGGAGAACTTTGATCTGATTTCGGGTGACGACAGCCTGACGCTGCCGATTCTAAGCATAGGTGGCACAGGCGTGATTTCTGTTGCTGCTAACATTGTGCCTAAAGATGTATCATGCCTTGTTTCAGAGTTCGAAAAGGGTAATATTGTCAAAGCCAGGAATATTCATCTCAAGCTGCTGCCTTTGATTAAAGCCTTGTTTATAGAAACAAACCCAATCCCGGTAAAGACTGCTATGGGATTGATGGGTATGTGTGAGCCGGGACTAAGGCTTCCAATGACTGAGATGCTTCCGGAGAATTCGGAAAAACTAAGAAAAGCGCTTAGTGACTATAAGTTGATAAGCTAA
- the dapB gene encoding 4-hydroxy-tetrahydrodipicolinate reductase yields MIKLGVAGVCGKMGKRIIELASLDRDFEVNFALERKGIPQIGKELGKIKISSNPDGLFLVDVFIDFTVADASEANLDYVARHKKALVLGTTGFNEKQIEKVKEVSKIVPIVFSPNMSVGVNVLFSILPKIASALGKDYEVEIIEAHHKNKKDSPSGTAKRMGQVLADTTNKQIPIHAVRLGDIIGDHTVIFCGNSERIEIKHQAHSRDLFVLGALKAAKWIHGKPAGLYTMEEVLASS; encoded by the coding sequence ATGATTAAACTCGGGGTAGCAGGCGTTTGCGGGAAAATGGGAAAAAGGATAATTGAGCTTGCGTCTTTGGACAGGGACTTTGAAGTTAATTTTGCTTTAGAGAGGAAAGGCATTCCTCAGATCGGCAAGGAATTAGGGAAAATAAAGATTTCTTCTAATCCTGACGGGCTGTTTCTTGTTGATGTTTTTATTGATTTTACCGTAGCTGATGCCAGCGAAGCCAATCTTGACTATGTGGCCAGGCACAAGAAAGCCCTTGTTTTGGGTACCACTGGTTTTAATGAAAAACAAATAGAGAAAGTCAAAGAGGTTTCTAAAATTGTGCCGATAGTATTTTCGCCCAATATGTCTGTGGGCGTGAATGTCCTTTTTTCTATTTTACCCAAGATAGCTTCAGCTCTTGGCAAAGATTATGAAGTCGAAATAATAGAGGCGCATCACAAAAACAAGAAAGACTCGCCATCAGGTACTGCAAAAAGAATGGGCCAGGTTTTGGCTGATACTACGAATAAGCAGATACCAATACACGCAGTCCGCCTTGGAGACATTATTGGTGACCATACAGTGATATTTTGCGGTAATTCTGAGCGGATCGAGATTAAACACCAGGCTCATTCCCGCGACTTGTTCGTATTAGGAGCTTTAAAGGCGGCAAAATGGATTCACGGCAAGCCGGCAGGGTTATATACGATGGAGGAAGTATTAGCCAGTTCATAG
- a CDS encoding LL-diaminopimelate aminotransferase encodes MFKISKRLNSLPPYLFAEIDKAKRKARAQGRDIIDLGIGDPDQPTPKHIIDALSLAANDAANHKYALDQGMPVLRKAISNWYKTRFSVGLDYENEVLPLIGSKEGIAHFPLSFLNEGDYALVPDPCYPPYKGGTILAGGKPYLMPLKENNGFLPDLGSIPSAIVKKSKIMFLNYPNNPTGATADKDFYKQAVLFAAKHKIIIVSDLAYSEMAYDGYRPPSILEVDGARDVAIEFHSLSKTYNMTGWRIGWACGNAGLIQALAKVKSNIDSGIFSAIQLAGVSALESPVKFIEDMRVIYSKRRDVLVSGLKELGLDLNLPKATFYLWINTPKKMKSIDFANILLERADLVVTPGVGFGKYGEGYIRMALTVPEDRLKEAVARLRKVI; translated from the coding sequence ATGTTTAAGATTTCTAAAAGATTAAATAGTTTACCACCGTATCTATTTGCGGAAATAGATAAGGCGAAAAGAAAAGCAAGGGCTCAGGGAAGGGATATTATTGATTTAGGTATCGGCGATCCTGACCAGCCGACCCCTAAACATATAATCGATGCGCTTTCTCTGGCAGCGAATGATGCCGCTAATCATAAATACGCCCTGGACCAGGGCATGCCTGTATTACGAAAAGCGATTTCTAATTGGTATAAAACAAGATTTTCGGTTGGCCTGGATTATGAAAACGAGGTTTTACCGTTAATAGGCTCAAAGGAAGGTATTGCCCATTTCCCGCTTTCTTTCCTGAATGAGGGCGATTATGCCTTAGTCCCTGACCCATGTTATCCTCCATATAAAGGAGGGACTATACTTGCCGGGGGCAAACCTTATCTGATGCCTTTAAAAGAAAATAATGGGTTTTTGCCGGACCTCGGTAGTATACCTTCGGCAATAGTTAAGAAATCAAAAATAATGTTTCTTAATTATCCAAATAATCCTACAGGTGCTACGGCAGATAAAGATTTTTATAAACAAGCTGTTTTATTTGCTGCAAAGCATAAAATTATCATAGTTTCAGACCTGGCTTACTCTGAAATGGCATATGACGGTTACCGGCCTCCAAGTATTTTAGAAGTAGACGGCGCAAGGGATGTTGCGATAGAGTTTCATTCACTCTCTAAAACTTATAATATGACCGGTTGGAGGATAGGTTGGGCCTGTGGTAATGCCGGACTAATCCAGGCATTGGCAAAAGTAAAGTCAAATATTGATTCCGGGATATTTTCAGCTATACAACTTGCAGGGGTTAGCGCATTAGAAAGCCCGGTTAAATTCATAGAAGATATGAGAGTGATATATTCAAAGAGAAGGGATGTTTTAGTCTCAGGGCTTAAAGAACTTGGTTTAGACCTGAACTTACCCAAAGCCACTTTTTATCTATGGATAAATACCCCTAAAAAAATGAAATCAATTGATTTTGCCAACATATTGCTTGAAAGAGCCGACTTAGTTGTTACCCCAGGAGTGGGTTTTGGCAAATATGGAGAAGGTTATATCCGTATGGCGCTTACCGTACCAGAAGACAGGTTAAAAGAGGCGGTAGCAAGGCTTAGAAAAGTAATTTAA
- the folK gene encoding 2-amino-4-hydroxy-6-hydroxymethyldihydropteridine diphosphokinase, whose protein sequence is MAVCYLGIGSNLGNRRKNIELALKKIKSIKGLKIIATSSIISTAAVGGPVNQNRFLNCAVKILIRITPLYLLKKLKEIEKEMGRVKTVRNGPRIIDIDILLFGNLIINKKELKVPHPRMFERDFVMRPLLELI, encoded by the coding sequence ATGGCAGTCTGTTATTTAGGCATAGGTTCTAATTTAGGAAACCGTAGAAAGAACATCGAATTAGCTTTGAAAAAAATTAAGAGTATAAAAGGTTTAAAAATAATAGCTACCTCAAGTATCATATCTACAGCAGCAGTTGGCGGGCCTGTCAATCAAAACCGCTTTCTTAATTGCGCAGTAAAAATACTCATCAGAATCACTCCCCTCTATTTACTGAAAAAACTTAAAGAAATCGAGAAAGAGATGGGTCGCGTCAAGACTGTACGCAACGGCCCGCGTATAATCGATATAGATATACTTTTATTCGGTAATCTTATTATTAACAAGAAAGAGTTAAAGGTGCCGCATCCGAGGATGTTCGAGCGTGATTTCGTAATGAGGCCGTTATTGGAATTGATATGA